One Coccinella septempunctata chromosome X, icCocSept1.1, whole genome shotgun sequence genomic window carries:
- the LOC123321590 gene encoding trans-enoyl reductase fsa3 isoform X2: MDAIDMYFYRTTKERMDKLCRQVSIESPGPRIQDCVFNYQIPVPEVPPKGARIQVVCAGACYRMRGRSASTSSTTSNHSNDEVPTCNSSLYGFRDSSLFPGFEVAGIVDALGEDVSDTCLKIGQRVIIYPHDDLPHGYAEYMIVPELSYLVPIPDNLPMSVASMLPTGALLAKSAVMAAQVYVEKILSQSPSDHVCKILVVGTGGLALWAVRTGKQQFKVPEFQGRVKIVVASLTDEGFQLASEIPHVSVVQWNEDLFERQIVERTQDACRGLVDVVINFGITSRSLHRCLQCLNSGGIVFVSDEVADRLLPKFSKLIAEKNQKIEPVSLGSIDVLKELVELVSNGEITPPPHTEFAAEDAPTVVKKLCKSEIPGRAVLRFHDIE; the protein is encoded by the exons GACTACAAAAGAAAGAATGGACAAGCTGTGCCGTCAAGTCTCAATTGAGAGTCCCGGACCGCGAATCCAAGATTGCGTCTTCAATTACCAAATTCCAGTACCCGAGGTGCCGCCCAAAGGTGCCAGGATCCAAGTGGTATGTGCAGGAGCTTGTTACAGAATGAGGGGGCGCTCAGCCTCAACCTCTAGCACCACCTCCAACCACTCCAACGATGAAGTGCCTACCTGCAACTCCTCCCTCTATGGTTTCAGGGATAGTTCGCTTTTTCCAGGGTTTGAGGTTGCCGGAATCGTAGACGCCCTAGGAGAAGATGTCAGTGACACGTGCTTGAAAATTGGGCAACGCGTCATCATCTACCCGCACGATGATCTTCCCCACGGTTACGCGGAGTACATGATCGTGCCGGAGTTATCCTACCTGGTACCAATCCCCGACAATCTACCTATGAGCGTTGCCTCCATGTTGCCTACAGGTGCTTTGTTAGCCAAAAGTGCAGTGATGGCGGCACAggtttatgttgaaaaaattctgAGCCAGTCGCCTAGTGATCACGTCTGCAAAATTTTGGTTGTCGGCACTGGAGGTCTGGCCTTGTGGGCAGTAAGGACAGGAAAACAGCAGTTCAAAGTTCCAGAGTTCCAAGGGAGAGTCAAGATCGTCGTTGCTAGTTTGACAGATGAAGGGTTCCAGCTGGCTTCGGAAATACCACA cGTTTCAGTGGTGCAGTGGAATGAAGATCTTTTCGAGAGACAAATTGTGGAAAGAACTCAAGATGCGTGCCGTGGTCTTGTAGATGTAGTAATCAATTTTGGAATAACCTCTAGATCTTTACACAGATGCTTGCAGTGCCTCAATtcg GGAGGAATAGTCTTCGTCAGCGATGAGGTCGCCGATAGACTTCTACCCAAATTCTCAAAattaattgctgaaaaaaatcaGAAGATAGAACCCGTAAGTCTAGGATCCATCGATGTTCTCAAAGAACTTGTTGAGCTGGTTTCAAATGGAGAG ATAACTCCTCCTCCTCATACTGAATTTGCAGCAGAAGATGCGCCAACAGTGGTGAAAAAACTGTGCAAATCTGAAATTCCCGGCAGAGCCGTTTTGAGGTTTCAcgatattgaataa
- the LOC123321590 gene encoding trans-enoyl reductase fsa3 isoform X3 → MDKLCRQVSIESPGPRIQDCVFNYQIPVPEVPPKGARIQVVCAGACYRMRGRSASTSSTTSNHSNDEVPTCNSSLYGFRDSSLFPGFEVAGIVDALGEDVSDTCLKIGQRVIIYPHDDLPHGYAEYMIVPELSYLVPIPDNLPMSVASMLPTGALLAKSAVMAAQVYVEKILSQSPSDHVCKILVVGTGGLALWAVRTGKQQFKVPEFQGRVKIVVASLTDEGFQLASEIPHVSVVQWNEDLFERQIVERTQDACRGLVDVVINFGITSRSLHRCLQCLNSGGIVFVSDEVADRLLPKFSKLIAEKNQKIEPVSLGSIDVLKELVELVSNGEITPPPHTEFAAEDAPTVVKKLCKSEIPGRAVLRFHDIE, encoded by the exons ATGGACAAGCTGTGCCGTCAAGTCTCAATTGAGAGTCCCGGACCGCGAATCCAAGATTGCGTCTTCAATTACCAAATTCCAGTACCCGAGGTGCCGCCCAAAGGTGCCAGGATCCAAGTGGTATGTGCAGGAGCTTGTTACAGAATGAGGGGGCGCTCAGCCTCAACCTCTAGCACCACCTCCAACCACTCCAACGATGAAGTGCCTACCTGCAACTCCTCCCTCTATGGTTTCAGGGATAGTTCGCTTTTTCCAGGGTTTGAGGTTGCCGGAATCGTAGACGCCCTAGGAGAAGATGTCAGTGACACGTGCTTGAAAATTGGGCAACGCGTCATCATCTACCCGCACGATGATCTTCCCCACGGTTACGCGGAGTACATGATCGTGCCGGAGTTATCCTACCTGGTACCAATCCCCGACAATCTACCTATGAGCGTTGCCTCCATGTTGCCTACAGGTGCTTTGTTAGCCAAAAGTGCAGTGATGGCGGCACAggtttatgttgaaaaaattctgAGCCAGTCGCCTAGTGATCACGTCTGCAAAATTTTGGTTGTCGGCACTGGAGGTCTGGCCTTGTGGGCAGTAAGGACAGGAAAACAGCAGTTCAAAGTTCCAGAGTTCCAAGGGAGAGTCAAGATCGTCGTTGCTAGTTTGACAGATGAAGGGTTCCAGCTGGCTTCGGAAATACCACA cGTTTCAGTGGTGCAGTGGAATGAAGATCTTTTCGAGAGACAAATTGTGGAAAGAACTCAAGATGCGTGCCGTGGTCTTGTAGATGTAGTAATCAATTTTGGAATAACCTCTAGATCTTTACACAGATGCTTGCAGTGCCTCAATtcg GGAGGAATAGTCTTCGTCAGCGATGAGGTCGCCGATAGACTTCTACCCAAATTCTCAAAattaattgctgaaaaaaatcaGAAGATAGAACCCGTAAGTCTAGGATCCATCGATGTTCTCAAAGAACTTGTTGAGCTGGTTTCAAATGGAGAG ATAACTCCTCCTCCTCATACTGAATTTGCAGCAGAAGATGCGCCAACAGTGGTGAAAAAACTGTGCAAATCTGAAATTCCCGGCAGAGCCGTTTTGAGGTTTCAcgatattgaataa
- the LOC123322264 gene encoding eukaryotic translation initiation factor 2-alpha kinase has product MYSIAGIFRLNLSIISFIYLFVCGYCELEEISYCSEPQSSAILVSTLDGQFTKLTDHGDVKWSIKTGPETLLNSNIHNLELTNNGQWVRIIPSLKGMLYKFDGHTVDPISVTAESLLKSSFKYSDDLVMAGSIEVKTYGIGFRSGQVFYECSPLRCKNITENADAEDDMLVLKRTTQTVRAIELRTGNEKWNFSVGDVNVNLPRISCIDVNARKIKWNITAVLPDGLLEVDHVLNDAHVSWQYQFSSPIVKVWKWSGTTLEEIDMFTQKTETFLSPINAAIYIGMHNKQLYIHESRRMQNMLERKSHQDVAVVESKSLSKIPWKPIPASSMIEEDDSTALAVLYGSTYVNGNGYFLYTETDLEKKNTELCEKNDTVEEIEIGTVEYIIAPIWVWWKEIAVISLTTAIAFHMVFRIGLSRQLSRKSSSTNTSLEIPRSEDKLTERRISESSSNLSSFSSRYLNDFDTLQCLGKGGFGVVFQVKQKIDECQYALKRIRLPNEKAKRERVMREVKALAKLEHQHIVRYFNSWVEHPPAGWQQTHDNNWLSDSEATSNMMTSSHRRTQSVSIAIESDEEESPNRLSDSSDDFIVFENSNGLDVTQKSESTLPSSINTETPKSHSLKKINWKRPSRKSYSLDLTKKFSLDPPIFLYIQMQLCQKENLKDWLLINPKRDKMVVLDIFGQILSAVEYVHLQGLIHRDLKPGNIFFSLEGQIKVGDFGLVKDIESCRDLESTSLLSPGSYGHTKEVGTRLYMSPEQIYNKKYDYKVDIYSLGLIFFELLTPFGTDMERFKALSSLRDDEYPRNFPVTHKDEYSLLKSMLCEDPKKRLTTIGIRALLFSDADSVSQDKKFFYELPKVIK; this is encoded by the exons ATGTATTCCATAGCTGGGATATTTCGGTTAAATTTGTCAATAATATCGTtcatttatttgtttgtatgtGGATATTGTGAGTTGGAAGAGATTTCGTATTGTTCTGAACCACAGTCAAG TGCAATATTAGTAAGTACTCTTGATGGACAATTTACTAAGTTAACAGATCATGGTGATGTTAAGTGGAGTATTAAAACAGGACCTGAAACTTTGCTCAATTCGAATATACATAATTTAGAG TTAACTAATAATGGCCAATGGGTTAGAATTATTCCTTCCCTTAAAGGAATGCTTTATAAATTTGATGGACATACGGTTGATCCTATATCTGTAACAGCAGAATCTCTCTTGAAATCGTCTTTCAAATACTCTGATGATCTTGTTATGGCTG GATCTATTGAGGTTAAAACATATGGAATTGGATTTAGATCTGGTCAGGTTTTTTATGAATGTTCACCACTAAGATGTAAAAACATTACGGAAAATGCTGATGCAGAGGACGATATGCTTGTATTAAAAAGGACAACCCAAACAGTTAGGGCTATTGAACTTCGAACTGGCAATGAGAA ATGGAACTTCAGTGTTGGAGATGTGAATGTTAATCTGCCTCGTATAAGTTGTATTGATGTGAATGCAAGAAAAATTAAATGGAACATCACTGCAGTCTTACCAGACGGTTTGTTGGAAGTAGATCATGTCCTTAACGATGCTCATGTTTCTTGGCAATATCAATTCTCATCTCCAATAGTTAAAGTGTGGAAATGGAGTGGAACCACTCTGGAAGAAATTGATATGTTTACGCAAAAAACAGAAACGTTCTTGTCGCCAATTAATGCTGCAATATATATAGGAATGCACAATAAACAA TTGTATATCCATGAATCAAGAAGGATGCAAAACATGTTGGAGAGGAAGAGTCACCAAGATGTTGCAGTTGTTGAAAGCAAAAGTTTGTCGAAAATTCCGTGGAAGCCTATTCCTGCATCCTCAATGATTGAAGAAGATGATTCAACCGCTCTAGCTGTATTATATGGTTCAACATATGTCAATG gaaacGGTTATTTTCTATACACAGAAACTGACTTAGAAAAGAAAAATACAGAGTTGTGTGAAAAAAATGATACTGTTGAGGAAATTGAAATAGGAACTGTAGAATATATCATCGCCCCTATCTGGGTATGGTG GAAGGAAATCGCTGTTATTTCGTTAACTACTGCGATTGCTTTCCACATGGTTTTCCGAATTGGTCTCAGCCGTCAACTGAGCAGGAAAAGCTCATCGACTAACACATCACTAGAAATTCCAAGGTCCGAAGACAAATTAACAGAAAGAAGAATATCTGAGAGCTCCTCCAATTTATCATCCTTCTCTTCAAGATATTTGAACGATTTTGACACCCTCCAGTGTCTGGGAAAAGGTGGTTTTGGTGTTGTATTCCAAGTTAAACAGAAGATTGACGAATGTCAGTATGCGTTGAAGAGAATCAGGCTTCCAAACGA GAAAGCGAAACGGGAAAGGGTTATGAGAGAGGTGAAGGCTTTAGCTAAACTTGAACATCAGCACATAGTGAGGTATTTCAATTCGTGGGTTGAACATCCTCCTGCAGGTTGGCAACAGACACATGACAACAATTGGTTGAG CGACAGTGAAGCCACCTCTAATATGATGACATCGTCGCACCGGAGAACGCAGTCCGTATCGATAGCGATAGAAAGCGACGAAGAGGAGTCCCCCAATCGTCTGTCAGATTCGTCGGACGATTTCATCGTTTTCGAGAATTCGAACGGACTGGATGTCACGCAAAAATCGGAAAGCACCCTGCCCTCTTCAATCAACACCGAAACTCCGAAGTCTCATTccctgaaaaaaatcaattggaAACGACCGTCTAGAAAGAGTTATTCCCTGGATTTGACGAAAAAATTCTCACTAGATCCGCCCATCTTCTTGTACATACAGATGCAATTGTGCCAAAAGGAAAACCTGAAAGATTGGCTCCTGATTAATCCGAAACGGGATAAGATGGTCGTGTTGGATATTTTCGGTCAGATTTTGTCAGCCGTCGAGTATGTTCATTTGCAGGGACTGATTCATAGGGATCTGAAG CCtggaaacatatttttttcgttagaaGGTCAGATCAAAGTGGGTGATTTTGGATTGGTGAAAGATATTGAAAGTTGCCGTGATCTAGAATCTACTAGTCTGTTGAGCCCAGGTTCATACGGTCATACCAAAGAAGTTG GAACAAGGTTATATATGAGTCCGGAACAAATATATAACAAGAAGTATGATTATAAAGTTGACATTTATTCCTTGGGATTGATATTCTTTGAATTACTGACCCCATTTGGAACTGATATGGAACGATTCAAGGCCTTGAGCTCACTTAGGGATGATGAATATCCTAGAAATTTTCCAGTGACCCATAAAGATGAG TATTCTCTTCTGAAATCCATGCTGTGTGAGGACCCAAAAAAGCGTCTCACAACTATTGGAATACGAGCGTTACTTTTCAGCGACGCTGATTCTGTTAGTCAAGATAAAAAGTTCTTCTATGAACTTCCTAAAGTGATAAAATAA
- the LOC123321590 gene encoding trans-enoyl reductase fsa3 isoform X1 yields the protein MLKMTDNQNMTTYTNGNEFTETTTKERMDKLCRQVSIESPGPRIQDCVFNYQIPVPEVPPKGARIQVVCAGACYRMRGRSASTSSTTSNHSNDEVPTCNSSLYGFRDSSLFPGFEVAGIVDALGEDVSDTCLKIGQRVIIYPHDDLPHGYAEYMIVPELSYLVPIPDNLPMSVASMLPTGALLAKSAVMAAQVYVEKILSQSPSDHVCKILVVGTGGLALWAVRTGKQQFKVPEFQGRVKIVVASLTDEGFQLASEIPHVSVVQWNEDLFERQIVERTQDACRGLVDVVINFGITSRSLHRCLQCLNSGGIVFVSDEVADRLLPKFSKLIAEKNQKIEPVSLGSIDVLKELVELVSNGEITPPPHTEFAAEDAPTVVKKLCKSEIPGRAVLRFHDIE from the exons GACTACAAAAGAAAGAATGGACAAGCTGTGCCGTCAAGTCTCAATTGAGAGTCCCGGACCGCGAATCCAAGATTGCGTCTTCAATTACCAAATTCCAGTACCCGAGGTGCCGCCCAAAGGTGCCAGGATCCAAGTGGTATGTGCAGGAGCTTGTTACAGAATGAGGGGGCGCTCAGCCTCAACCTCTAGCACCACCTCCAACCACTCCAACGATGAAGTGCCTACCTGCAACTCCTCCCTCTATGGTTTCAGGGATAGTTCGCTTTTTCCAGGGTTTGAGGTTGCCGGAATCGTAGACGCCCTAGGAGAAGATGTCAGTGACACGTGCTTGAAAATTGGGCAACGCGTCATCATCTACCCGCACGATGATCTTCCCCACGGTTACGCGGAGTACATGATCGTGCCGGAGTTATCCTACCTGGTACCAATCCCCGACAATCTACCTATGAGCGTTGCCTCCATGTTGCCTACAGGTGCTTTGTTAGCCAAAAGTGCAGTGATGGCGGCACAggtttatgttgaaaaaattctgAGCCAGTCGCCTAGTGATCACGTCTGCAAAATTTTGGTTGTCGGCACTGGAGGTCTGGCCTTGTGGGCAGTAAGGACAGGAAAACAGCAGTTCAAAGTTCCAGAGTTCCAAGGGAGAGTCAAGATCGTCGTTGCTAGTTTGACAGATGAAGGGTTCCAGCTGGCTTCGGAAATACCACA cGTTTCAGTGGTGCAGTGGAATGAAGATCTTTTCGAGAGACAAATTGTGGAAAGAACTCAAGATGCGTGCCGTGGTCTTGTAGATGTAGTAATCAATTTTGGAATAACCTCTAGATCTTTACACAGATGCTTGCAGTGCCTCAATtcg GGAGGAATAGTCTTCGTCAGCGATGAGGTCGCCGATAGACTTCTACCCAAATTCTCAAAattaattgctgaaaaaaatcaGAAGATAGAACCCGTAAGTCTAGGATCCATCGATGTTCTCAAAGAACTTGTTGAGCTGGTTTCAAATGGAGAG ATAACTCCTCCTCCTCATACTGAATTTGCAGCAGAAGATGCGCCAACAGTGGTGAAAAAACTGTGCAAATCTGAAATTCCCGGCAGAGCCGTTTTGAGGTTTCAcgatattgaataa